One window of Streptomyces sp. SUK 48 genomic DNA carries:
- a CDS encoding histidine phosphatase family protein → MSRRAGAGPLRRLVVLRHAKSAWPEGVPDHRRPLAPRGLRDAPAAGRALAEADLLPDLALCSTAVRARRTWQLASDEWGTPPRVRYEPRLYEAGVPALLDVVRETSPEVETLLLVGHNPGLEDLVLTLAGDGLDDGLERLRAKFPTCALAVLAWRSTGWAALAPGAALLTWFTVPRGRTRD, encoded by the coding sequence GTGAGCCGGCGTGCGGGCGCCGGACCACTGCGCCGGCTCGTCGTGCTCCGGCACGCCAAGTCGGCCTGGCCCGAGGGCGTGCCCGACCACCGCAGGCCGCTCGCGCCGCGCGGCCTGCGGGACGCCCCCGCGGCCGGCCGCGCCCTCGCCGAGGCCGACCTGCTGCCCGACCTCGCCCTGTGCTCCACCGCCGTACGCGCCCGCCGCACCTGGCAGCTCGCCTCCGACGAATGGGGGACCCCGCCCCGGGTGCGCTACGAACCCCGGCTGTACGAGGCCGGCGTACCGGCCCTGCTGGACGTCGTGCGCGAGACGTCGCCCGAGGTGGAGACGCTGCTGCTCGTCGGGCACAACCCGGGTCTCGAGGACCTCGTCCTGACGCTGGCCGGGGACGGACTGGACGACGGCCTGGAGCGGCTGCGCGCCAAGTTCCCCACCTGTGCCCTCGCGGTCCTCGCCTGGCGTAGCACCGGCTGGGCCGCCCTCGCCCCGGGCGCCGCCCTGCTGACCTGGTTCACCGTGCCCCGGGGCAGGACCCGCGACTGA